A window from Flavobacterium sp. 83 encodes these proteins:
- the rpsG gene encoding 30S ribosomal protein S7 yields the protein MRKRAAKKRPLLPDPRFNDQLVTRFVNNLMWDGKKSTAFKVFYDAIDIIESKKQDAEKPSLEIWKDALTNVMPHVEVRSRRVGGATFQIPMQIRPDRKISMAMKWLILYSRRRNEKSMAQRLASECLAAAKEEGAAVKKRMDTHKMAEANKAFSHFRF from the coding sequence ATGAGAAAAAGAGCGGCAAAGAAAAGACCACTTTTACCAGATCCAAGGTTTAATGACCAACTGGTAACACGTTTTGTGAACAACTTAATGTGGGATGGAAAAAAATCGACAGCGTTTAAAGTATTTTATGATGCTATTGACATCATTGAGTCTAAAAAACAAGATGCTGAGAAACCATCGTTAGAGATTTGGAAAGATGCATTAACTAATGTTATGCCTCACGTAGAAGTGCGTAGTCGTAGAGTTGGTGGTGCTACATTTCAAATTCCAATGCAAATTAGACCAGACAGAAAAATTTCTATGGCTATGAAATGGTTAATTCTTTATTCAAGAAGAAGAAACGAAAAATCAATGGCTCAAAGGTTAGCTTCAGAATGTTTAGCTGCGGCTAAAGAAGAAGGAGCTGCTGTTAAGAAAAGAATGGATACTCACAAAATGGCAGAGGCTAACAAAGCTTTCTCTCACTTTAGATTTTAA
- the rpsL gene encoding 30S ribosomal protein S12 — protein sequence MPTIQQLVRTGRTQITKKSKSVALDSCPQRRGVCTRVYTTTPKKPNSAMRKVARVRLTNGNEVNAYIPGEGHNLQEHSIVLVRGGRVKDLPGVRYHIVRGALDTSGVAGRTQRRSKYGAKRPKEAKK from the coding sequence ATGCCAACAATTCAACAATTAGTAAGAACAGGAAGAACTCAGATAACTAAGAAGAGTAAATCGGTTGCTTTAGATTCTTGTCCTCAAAGAAGAGGGGTTTGTACGCGTGTTTACACTACAACACCAAAAAAACCAAACTCTGCAATGCGTAAAGTAGCGCGTGTACGTTTGACAAATGGTAATGAAGTGAATGCTTATATCCCTGGTGAAGGACACAATCTACAAGAGCACTCGATAGTATTAGTTAGGGGTGGAAGGGTAAAAGATTTACCAGGAGTTAGATATCACATCGTTCGTGGTGCGCTTGATACGTCAGGAGTAGCAGGAAGAACGCAAAGAAGATCTAAGTACGGAGCAAAACGCCCAAAAGAAGCAAAAAAGTAA
- a CDS encoding membrane protein, whose translation MKPLLISFLLLFFGLNCLAQNFQLHIIGSTDSETKTIDSLKYNSNHKNTKSATDEINRISERLSKIGFIENKIVTTIKTKDSTYLTKLNLGNKIKSIRIYIGRNTQLNNIVNPNKTTDTITLKYEETETFLNNTLKKLEENGFALAKLKLTNIQKKKKVLYADLESIPNKKRQLNSIEIKYTEKDNKTNFPKSHTNQINKKYKNKIFNKSTIEEIHNEFEKFRFITQVKYPEILLTKDSTKIYIYLEKRKSNTFDGFIGFSNNDNKKIKFNGYLDIALENILGAGEEFSIYWKSDENKQKTFNTSIEIPYLFNSPLEIKANLAIFKQDSTFQNTKTSIDLGYLIDYSSRIYMGYQSTESSDIQNTNSEQLSDYKNYYLTSSFEYTKNDYNNIIFQKKSAFSTTIGIGKRQINNQYATPKPIKQFFINIDADHTFYLNRKNNINIKSQNYFLQSDKYIINELYRFGGTKSIRGFEENSLQANLFTSILTEYRYVLSTSLYLHSIIDYAIYTDKSTTDKSNQKTELIALGLGLGLQTKNGLLKFALASGNTKNQKLNFYNTIVHICYNVKF comes from the coding sequence TTGAAACCTCTCTTAATATCTTTTTTGCTTTTATTTTTTGGGTTAAATTGTTTAGCTCAAAATTTTCAGCTGCACATAATTGGAAGCACGGATTCTGAAACAAAAACCATTGATTCCTTAAAATACAATTCAAATCATAAAAATACAAAATCTGCTACAGATGAAATAAATCGAATATCAGAGAGACTATCAAAAATAGGATTTATAGAAAACAAAATTGTCACTACAATCAAAACAAAAGACTCTACTTATCTAACCAAATTAAACCTAGGAAACAAAATTAAATCTATACGTATATATATAGGTAGAAACACTCAATTAAACAACATAGTCAACCCAAACAAAACTACCGACACAATAACACTCAAATACGAAGAAACTGAAACTTTCTTAAACAACACCCTTAAAAAATTAGAAGAAAACGGATTTGCTTTAGCAAAATTAAAACTAACAAATATCCAAAAGAAAAAAAAAGTTCTTTATGCCGATTTAGAATCCATACCCAACAAAAAAAGACAATTAAATTCAATTGAAATAAAATATACAGAAAAAGACAATAAAACCAATTTTCCAAAAAGCCATACTAACCAAATTAACAAGAAATACAAAAACAAAATTTTCAATAAAAGCACTATTGAAGAGATTCATAATGAATTTGAGAAATTCAGATTTATAACCCAAGTTAAATATCCAGAGATTTTATTAACTAAAGACAGCACTAAAATTTACATCTATCTCGAAAAAAGAAAATCAAATACTTTTGATGGATTTATAGGCTTTTCTAATAACGATAACAAAAAAATAAAATTTAATGGCTATCTAGATATAGCACTCGAAAACATACTAGGCGCAGGAGAGGAATTTTCCATTTACTGGAAAAGTGACGAAAACAAACAAAAAACATTTAATACAAGTATAGAAATACCCTATCTATTTAACAGCCCTTTAGAAATTAAAGCAAATCTTGCGATTTTTAAACAAGACAGCACTTTCCAAAACACAAAAACAAGCATTGATTTAGGATATTTAATCGATTACAGCTCGCGAATTTACATGGGCTATCAATCAACCGAATCTAGCGACATACAAAACACAAACAGCGAACAACTAAGCGACTATAAAAACTATTATTTAACTTCAAGTTTTGAATACACAAAAAACGATTACAACAACATTATTTTTCAAAAAAAATCAGCATTTTCAACAACAATCGGTATCGGGAAAAGACAAATAAATAATCAATATGCAACTCCTAAACCAATTAAACAATTTTTCATAAACATAGATGCAGACCATACTTTCTATTTAAATAGAAAAAATAACATCAACATAAAAAGTCAAAATTATTTTTTACAAAGCGATAAATACATAATAAACGAATTATACCGTTTTGGCGGTACTAAATCAATAAGAGGATTTGAAGAAAACAGCTTACAAGCAAATTTATTTACATCAATTTTAACAGAATATCGTTATGTTCTTTCTACAAGTTTATACTTACATTCTATAATAGATTATGCAATCTATACTGACAAATCTACAACTGACAAAAGCAACCAAAAAACAGAACTTATCGCATTAGGACTAGGACTGGGACTGCAAACAAAAAACGGATTACTGAAATTTGCTTTAGCAAGTGGAAACACAAAAAATCAAAAATTAAATTTTTATAACACTATTGTTCACATATGTTACAATGTTAAATTTTGA
- a CDS encoding SusC/RagA family TonB-linked outer membrane protein, giving the protein MKLKFNGFLVLLVVLVAQLTFAQERAVSGTVSDNAGLPLPGVSVLVKGTKTGTQTDFDGKYSIKATPSQVLVFSYIGMKTREVAASSSTVNAKLASDALELEGVVVTALGIKREKKSLGYATQEVKAEDLNSGAGSGNFINELSGKVAGVNIKRNNNFGGSSSIVSRGVKSLTGNNEMLIVIDGMPINNSNINSNTGSQTTGAGNTYDYGNAAMDINPDDIESVNILKGAAASALYGYLGGNGVVMITTKKGKSKKGLGITVSSEFVAGTIDKSTFVKYQTKYGAGYGPFYEDESGYFLSRDIDGDGVKDLVVPTSEDASYGAAFDPKLMVYNWNAFTPWSDSYQKKTPWMAAKNDPTTFFQTATTFNNSISLEDGNDTTNFVFNFSNSKQNGILPNSEMNKNSLSAKISHKFSDRLTLSTFANFNAQSTLGRNSTGYNENIMSNFRQWWQTNVDVQELKQVFERSGGQNINWNYADPSDLNQIYWDNPYFIRYKNFQTDERNRFLGYGKLDYKLTDWLTATGKISTDSYSELREERRAFGSIAGDFGINRQAETSGYQKYNRTFSEQNYDFILTFKKDISENISFNGVAGGTVVRTRIISTLNSTVGGLIVPDLFSLSNSKKAVSYPTESEVNQGINSYYASASFGYKDFAFLDGTVRRDAFSSLPQNANAINTYSASGSYVFTKHVNAPWLSFGKIRAGYSESPLGTPNQSLIDTYIKNDPFGDEQSYSVASTKNNPNLKAVKTNTQEIGLEMQFLNRRIGFEVSAYKNENKGEAISVPYSTATGNSARYLNAATVENKGLEIQFNVTPVKTKDFQWEVFVNWSTNKNKVTKLVDGIDNLRLSSFGQGVTLNAAVGQPYGVLRGTDFTYLNGQKVVGANGRYVINPSANNVIGDVNPDWLGGIRNKFTYKSISFGFLIDMKKGGDIFSLDQTYGLATGLYDITAGNNELGNPIRNTIANGGGVILPGVKADGTPNTTRTPSPNQYGNVSGYRRAPNAAAIYDASFIKLREVNITYSLPSTIVSKMKLTDMKFSIVGSNLWIIDKNLPYADPESGLSANSNSAGYSIGSLPTTRNIGCNVTFKF; this is encoded by the coding sequence ATGAAACTAAAGTTCAATGGATTCTTAGTACTATTAGTAGTACTTGTGGCGCAACTAACTTTTGCGCAAGAGAGAGCTGTTTCAGGAACTGTTTCTGACAATGCAGGACTGCCTTTACCAGGCGTGAGTGTATTAGTAAAAGGAACAAAAACTGGAACACAAACAGATTTTGACGGAAAATATTCTATCAAAGCAACACCAAGCCAAGTCTTGGTTTTTAGCTACATTGGAATGAAAACCCGCGAAGTAGCAGCAAGTTCATCAACTGTTAATGCAAAATTAGCAAGTGACGCATTAGAACTTGAAGGAGTTGTAGTAACCGCTTTGGGGATCAAAAGAGAAAAAAAATCTCTTGGTTATGCAACCCAAGAGGTCAAAGCTGAAGATTTAAATTCAGGGGCAGGAAGCGGAAATTTCATTAACGAACTTTCTGGTAAAGTAGCTGGTGTTAACATCAAGAGAAATAACAACTTTGGTGGTTCTTCTAGTATTGTATCTCGTGGTGTAAAAAGCTTAACAGGTAATAACGAAATGTTAATTGTTATTGACGGAATGCCAATCAACAATTCCAACATCAACTCAAATACTGGAAGCCAAACAACCGGAGCAGGAAACACCTATGATTACGGGAATGCCGCAATGGACATCAATCCAGACGACATTGAAAGCGTAAATATCCTTAAAGGTGCAGCAGCTTCTGCATTATATGGTTATTTAGGAGGAAATGGTGTTGTAATGATTACTACTAAAAAAGGAAAATCTAAAAAAGGATTAGGAATTACTGTATCTAGCGAATTTGTTGCAGGTACAATCGACAAATCTACTTTTGTAAAATATCAAACTAAATATGGAGCTGGCTATGGTCCATTTTATGAAGATGAATCTGGTTACTTCTTATCAAGAGATATTGACGGAGATGGCGTTAAAGATTTAGTAGTTCCAACTTCTGAAGATGCTTCTTACGGAGCTGCCTTTGACCCTAAATTAATGGTATACAACTGGAATGCGTTTACTCCTTGGTCAGACAGTTATCAAAAAAAGACTCCTTGGATGGCTGCTAAAAATGACCCTACTACATTTTTCCAAACTGCTACAACGTTCAACAACTCTATCTCTTTAGAAGACGGAAACGACACTACAAATTTTGTTTTTAATTTCTCTAACTCTAAACAAAATGGTATTTTACCAAATAGTGAAATGAACAAAAACAGCTTAAGCGCTAAAATAAGTCATAAGTTCTCTGACCGATTAACTCTTAGCACATTTGCTAATTTTAATGCACAATCTACACTTGGTAGAAATTCAACTGGTTACAATGAAAACATCATGTCTAACTTCCGTCAATGGTGGCAGACTAACGTAGATGTTCAAGAATTGAAACAAGTATTTGAAAGATCCGGTGGTCAAAACATCAACTGGAACTACGCTGACCCATCTGATTTAAATCAAATTTACTGGGACAATCCATATTTCATAAGATATAAAAACTTTCAAACTGACGAAAGAAATAGATTCTTAGGATATGGTAAATTAGATTATAAATTAACTGATTGGTTAACTGCTACAGGTAAAATCTCAACAGATTCATACAGCGAATTACGTGAAGAAAGAAGAGCATTTGGATCTATTGCGGGTGACTTTGGTATCAACAGACAAGCAGAAACTTCAGGATATCAAAAGTACAACAGAACTTTCTCCGAGCAAAATTATGACTTCATTTTGACTTTCAAAAAAGACATCTCTGAAAACATTAGCTTCAATGGAGTAGCAGGAGGAACAGTTGTTAGAACCAGAATCATATCCACTTTGAATTCAACAGTGGGAGGATTAATCGTTCCGGACCTTTTCAGCTTATCAAATTCTAAAAAAGCAGTATCATACCCAACTGAATCAGAAGTAAATCAAGGAATAAACAGCTACTATGCTTCCGCTTCTTTTGGATACAAAGACTTTGCATTTTTAGATGGAACCGTAAGAAGAGATGCTTTCTCAAGCTTACCACAAAATGCAAATGCAATTAATACTTATTCAGCTTCTGGATCTTATGTTTTCACAAAACACGTTAACGCACCATGGTTAAGTTTTGGTAAAATTAGAGCAGGTTATTCAGAAAGCCCACTTGGAACACCAAATCAATCATTAATAGATACGTATATCAAAAATGATCCATTTGGTGATGAGCAATCCTATTCAGTTGCTTCTACGAAAAACAATCCAAACTTAAAAGCAGTTAAAACCAATACACAAGAAATTGGTTTAGAAATGCAATTTTTAAACAGAAGAATTGGTTTTGAAGTAAGTGCCTACAAAAATGAAAATAAAGGAGAAGCTATTTCAGTTCCTTATTCAACAGCAACAGGAAACAGTGCCAGATATCTTAATGCTGCTACAGTAGAAAACAAAGGTCTTGAAATACAGTTTAATGTAACTCCGGTTAAAACTAAAGATTTTCAATGGGAAGTTTTTGTAAACTGGTCTACAAATAAAAATAAAGTTACTAAATTAGTAGATGGAATTGACAACCTTAGATTAAGTTCATTTGGTCAAGGTGTTACTCTTAATGCAGCAGTAGGTCAGCCTTATGGTGTACTTAGAGGTACTGATTTCACTTATTTAAATGGTCAAAAAGTAGTAGGTGCAAATGGAAGATATGTAATTAATCCTTCAGCAAACAATGTAATTGGAGATGTGAACCCTGACTGGCTAGGTGGTATACGTAACAAATTTACTTACAAGAGTATTTCTTTTGGTTTCTTGATTGACATGAAAAAAGGAGGAGATATATTTTCTCTTGACCAAACTTATGGTTTAGCTACAGGTCTATATGACATTACTGCAGGTAATAACGAATTAGGAAATCCAATAAGAAACACAATCGCAAATGGAGGTGGAGTTATCTTGCCAGGCGTAAAAGCTGACGGAACTCCTAACACTACGAGAACTCCTTCTCCTAACCAATACGGAAACGTATCAGGATACAGAAGAGCTCCAAACGCAGCGGCTATATACGATGCTTCTTTCATAAAATTAAGAGAAGTGAACATTACTTATTCTTTACCATCTACAATCGTTTCGAAAATGAAACTTACTGATATGAAATTCAGCATAGTAGGATCTAATTTATGGATAATTGACAAAAACCTTCCTTATGCTGATCCAGAAAGTGGACTAAGTGCAAACTCTAATTCTGCAGGTTACTCAATAGGTTCATTGCCAACAACTAGAAACATTGGTTGTAACGTAACATTTAAATTTTAA
- a CDS encoding SusD/RagB family nutrient-binding outer membrane lipoprotein — MKKILLFISFIALTVSCSDDITGLNVDTKNPTTTKPEYLFTNAQHALVDQIVNASVNKNVFRLFTQYWAETTYPDESQYNLTTRPIPDFHFTTLYRDVLRDFKESKTALDGQIVAGAAETAVLNNKKAIVAIMSAYTYSVLVDTFGDVPYTEALDIEGHPLPKYDDAQTIYKDLISKLTTASAALDASAASFGSADLIYGGNAAKWKKFANSLRLRLAVNMYDVDAAYATAQINAAVSDGLITSNADNADLHYLGAEPNANQLYVDIVASNRKDFVIADTFVNKLNDLSDPRRAKYFTFAPETTNYIGGTYGASNSYTNYSHINETILEPTFPGTIFDYTETQFLLAEAAARGVAVGGTAITHYNTAITASMESWGVDAADTALYLAQPSVVFDAVNWKKSIGEQAWIALYNRGFEAWTSWRRLDFPVLVAPASTYNDITSVPTRYKYPAGEQTVNAKNVTAASALITGGDLLTTKVFWDKH, encoded by the coding sequence ATGAAAAAGATACTTTTATTCATCTCATTTATAGCCTTAACGGTATCATGCTCTGATGATATTACAGGACTAAATGTAGATACGAAAAACCCAACTACGACCAAACCAGAGTATTTATTCACAAATGCTCAACATGCACTAGTTGATCAGATAGTTAATGCTTCTGTAAACAAAAACGTTTTCAGATTATTTACTCAATACTGGGCAGAAACCACCTATCCAGATGAAAGTCAGTATAATTTAACAACCAGACCGATTCCAGATTTTCATTTTACTACTCTTTACAGAGATGTATTAAGAGATTTCAAAGAATCTAAAACAGCATTGGACGGCCAAATTGTTGCAGGTGCTGCAGAAACTGCAGTTTTAAATAACAAAAAAGCTATCGTTGCTATTATGTCTGCCTATACTTACAGTGTATTGGTTGATACTTTTGGTGATGTACCTTATACTGAAGCATTGGACATTGAAGGTCATCCTTTACCAAAGTATGATGACGCACAGACCATCTACAAGGACCTTATCAGTAAATTAACTACTGCTAGCGCTGCCCTAGACGCTTCTGCAGCTAGTTTTGGATCTGCAGATTTAATTTATGGTGGAAATGCAGCAAAATGGAAAAAATTTGCTAATTCACTTAGATTAAGACTTGCTGTAAACATGTATGATGTCGATGCTGCTTATGCTACTGCTCAAATAAATGCAGCCGTTAGCGATGGGCTTATAACTAGCAATGCTGATAATGCAGATTTACATTATTTAGGTGCAGAACCTAATGCAAATCAGCTATATGTTGACATTGTAGCTAGTAACAGAAAAGATTTTGTAATAGCAGATACATTTGTAAACAAATTGAATGATTTAAGTGATCCAAGAAGAGCTAAATATTTCACATTTGCTCCTGAAACTACTAATTACATTGGAGGTACATATGGTGCATCAAATAGCTACACAAATTACTCTCACATTAACGAAACAATACTTGAGCCTACGTTTCCAGGAACAATATTTGATTATACAGAAACACAATTTTTGTTAGCTGAAGCAGCTGCAAGAGGAGTAGCTGTTGGAGGTACTGCTATTACACATTACAATACTGCAATTACAGCTTCAATGGAAAGTTGGGGTGTTGATGCCGCTGACACTGCTCTATATTTAGCACAGCCAAGTGTAGTATTTGACGCTGTAAACTGGAAAAAAAGCATTGGTGAACAAGCTTGGATTGCTTTATACAACAGAGGTTTTGAAGCATGGACTTCATGGAGAAGATTAGACTTCCCAGTTTTAGTTGCTCCGGCTTCAACTTACAATGACATTACCTCAGTTCCTACAAGATATAAATATCCTGCTGGTGAACAAACAGTTAATGCCAAAAATGTAACTGCTGCATCTGCTCTTATCACTGGTGGTGATTTATTGACAACAAAAGTTTTCTGGGATAAACACTAA
- the rlmB gene encoding 23S rRNA (guanosine(2251)-2'-O)-methyltransferase RlmB, with protein MEKEHQIFGIRAIIEAIQAGATVDKVYIQKEASSELMKDLMKVMKRGNINFSYVPVEKLNRLTPNNHQGAVATISPISFFDLESLIESVIENGKKPLFLILDQISDARNFGAIIRTAECTGVNGIIVQKAGSAPVNGDTVKTSAGAVFNIPICKVEHIKDAIFLLQASGIKTVAATEKTDQNIYDISLNEPVAIIMGSEDRGVNPSVLKIVDEKAKLPMFGTIGSLNVSVACGAFLYEAVRQRS; from the coding sequence ATGGAAAAAGAACACCAAATATTCGGGATTAGAGCAATAATTGAAGCAATACAAGCAGGCGCAACGGTAGATAAAGTTTACATTCAAAAGGAAGCGAGCAGCGAACTGATGAAAGACTTGATGAAAGTGATGAAACGAGGCAATATTAATTTCTCCTATGTTCCTGTAGAAAAACTAAACAGATTAACACCTAATAACCATCAAGGTGCTGTTGCAACCATTTCTCCAATCTCCTTTTTTGATTTAGAATCATTGATAGAATCTGTAATAGAAAATGGTAAAAAACCATTATTTTTAATTTTGGACCAAATATCGGATGCGCGTAATTTTGGTGCTATAATCAGAACTGCAGAATGTACCGGTGTAAATGGAATCATTGTTCAAAAGGCCGGTTCAGCACCTGTAAATGGAGATACCGTAAAAACTTCTGCTGGAGCTGTTTTCAATATTCCAATTTGTAAAGTAGAACATATTAAAGATGCTATTTTTCTGTTACAGGCCAGTGGTATTAAAACAGTAGCTGCTACAGAAAAAACAGATCAGAATATTTATGACATTTCTTTAAACGAACCTGTCGCTATCATAATGGGATCAGAAGATCGTGGGGTAAACCCTTCGGTTTTAAAAATTGTTGATGAAAAAGCAAAACTACCTATGTTTGGAACTATTGGATCTTTAAATGTTTCAGTAGCTTGTGGTGCTTTTTTATATGAAGCGGTAAGACAAAGAAGTTAA
- a CDS encoding rhomboid family intramembrane serine protease, with amino-acid sequence MDNHFKFTNTVIGLPLFFVVMLWFVFWLEIRFDFDFVENGIYPREFSGLQGIVFSPFIHADIEHLYNNSIPLLILLAALQFFYASQSFKVIVFGILLSGIITWIIGRDNYHIGASGLIYVLVSFIFFKGIQTQYYRLVALSLAVIVIYGGLVWYVFPSPETLGEKAISWEGHLAGLITGFVLSLVYKTPEYKKVIKYDWEKLDYNPEEDKFMQRFDSSGNFINLPEEETEKLLSYFSSDFPVEYTIVSNEKNESKPEF; translated from the coding sequence ATGGATAATCATTTCAAATTTACTAATACGGTTATTGGACTTCCACTTTTTTTTGTAGTAATGTTGTGGTTTGTTTTTTGGCTTGAAATAAGATTTGATTTTGATTTTGTTGAAAATGGAATATATCCAAGAGAGTTTTCGGGTCTACAAGGAATTGTATTCAGTCCTTTTATTCATGCGGATATAGAGCATCTTTATAATAATTCAATTCCGTTACTAATTTTATTGGCTGCTCTACAATTTTTTTATGCCAGCCAGTCATTTAAAGTTATTGTATTTGGTATTTTGCTTTCGGGAATAATTACTTGGATTATAGGGAGAGATAATTATCATATAGGTGCTAGTGGTTTGATTTATGTCTTGGTGAGTTTTATTTTCTTTAAGGGCATTCAGACACAATATTATCGCTTGGTGGCTTTGTCACTTGCCGTAATTGTTATTTATGGTGGTTTAGTTTGGTATGTTTTCCCCAGTCCTGAGACACTAGGAGAAAAAGCAATTTCTTGGGAAGGTCATTTGGCTGGACTGATAACTGGTTTTGTTTTATCATTAGTTTACAAAACACCCGAGTATAAAAAGGTAATCAAATACGATTGGGAAAAACTAGATTATAATCCTGAAGAAGATAAATTCATGCAGCGTTTCGATTCAAGTGGAAATTTTATAAATCTTCCCGAAGAAGAAACAGAGAAATTATTATCGTATTTCTCCTCTGATTTTCCGGTAGAATATACAATTGTCTCAAACGAAAAAAATGAATCAAAACCGGAGTTCTAA
- a CDS encoding replication-associated recombination protein A → MEAPLAERIRPQKLEDYISQSHLVGPSGSLTQQIIKGIIPSLIFWGPPGTGKTTLAQIIAQESKRPFYILSAINSGVKDIRDVIEKAKQSGGLFTARNPILFIDEIHRFSKSQQDSLLAAVEKGWITLIGATTENPSFEVIPALLSRCQVYVLNAFTKADLEALLERAMKTDAFLANKNIVLKETEALLRLSGGDGRKLLNIFELVVNASNEAEIIITNDRVFKLVQQNTVLYDKSGEQHYDIVSAFIKSIRGSDPNGAVYWLARMIEGGEDVKFIARRMLILSSEDIGNANPTAFIMANNAFQAVSTIGYPESRIILSQCAIYLATSPKSNASYLAIGTAQQLVKQTGDLPVPIHLRNAPTKLMKELGYGEEYKYSHDFANNFAEQEFLPNDLSNTPIYNPGNNSRENTIREFLKNRWKNKYGY, encoded by the coding sequence ATGGAAGCACCACTTGCAGAACGCATTCGACCACAAAAATTAGAAGACTATATCAGTCAATCCCATTTGGTAGGACCAAGTGGCTCATTGACTCAACAAATTATAAAAGGAATAATTCCTTCGTTGATTTTCTGGGGACCCCCTGGGACTGGGAAAACAACTTTGGCCCAAATTATAGCGCAAGAATCTAAACGACCATTTTACATTTTGAGTGCTATCAATTCTGGTGTGAAGGATATTCGTGATGTTATTGAAAAAGCAAAACAGAGCGGCGGATTATTTACTGCAAGAAATCCTATCCTGTTTATTGATGAGATTCATCGTTTTAGCAAATCGCAACAAGATTCTTTACTGGCTGCTGTAGAAAAAGGTTGGATAACACTGATTGGTGCAACTACCGAAAATCCTAGTTTTGAAGTTATCCCTGCATTACTTTCCCGTTGCCAAGTTTATGTTTTGAATGCTTTTACAAAGGCCGATTTAGAAGCCCTATTGGAACGCGCCATGAAAACGGATGCTTTTTTAGCAAATAAAAACATTGTTTTAAAAGAAACAGAGGCTTTATTACGACTTTCTGGAGGTGATGGAAGAAAGCTATTGAATATTTTTGAACTTGTAGTAAACGCCTCTAATGAAGCCGAAATTATAATTACTAACGATCGGGTTTTTAAATTAGTACAACAAAATACCGTTTTGTATGACAAAAGTGGTGAACAGCACTATGATATTGTTTCGGCTTTTATAAAATCAATACGAGGAAGTGATCCAAACGGAGCCGTTTATTGGCTTGCTCGAATGATTGAAGGTGGCGAAGATGTAAAATTTATAGCCAGAAGGATGCTTATTCTAAGTAGCGAAGACATAGGAAATGCAAACCCAACCGCTTTTATTATGGCAAATAATGCCTTTCAGGCTGTTTCCACTATTGGCTATCCGGAAAGTAGAATTATTTTAAGCCAGTGCGCTATTTACTTAGCAACTTCCCCTAAAAGTAATGCTTCATACCTAGCTATAGGAACTGCACAACAACTAGTGAAACAAACCGGGGATTTACCGGTCCCAATTCATTTGCGCAACGCCCCAACTAAATTAATGAAAGAATTGGGTTATGGCGAAGAGTATAAATATTCCCATGACTTTGCTAATAACTTTGCCGAACAGGAATTTCTACCTAATGATTTAAGCAATACGCCTATTTATAATCCAGGAAATAACTCACGAGAAAACACCATCCGGGAATTTTTAAAAAACCGTTGGAAAAATAAGTATGGCTATTAA
- a CDS encoding YjjG family noncanonical pyrimidine nucleotidase, translating to MKHTIIKDVFFDLDHTLWDFDKNSELTFERILKRNHPTIETKVFIDKYVPINQACWKLYQYDKITHGELRYNRLKYSFDALNYAISDEEIETIAQEYIQRLPDNNHLFDGTFELLEYLNQKYRLHIITNGFAEVQYKKLTNSNIGSYFQTITNSEMAGVKKPNPVIFEYALDLAKANKESSIMIGDSLEADVEGALNAGFDAIFFNESKKQVEKGIKQVNHLLELKKYL from the coding sequence ATGAAACATACCATTATTAAAGACGTTTTCTTTGACTTAGATCATACGCTTTGGGATTTTGATAAAAATTCTGAATTGACATTTGAGAGAATTTTGAAAAGAAACCATCCAACAATTGAAACCAAAGTTTTTATTGATAAATATGTCCCAATAAATCAAGCGTGTTGGAAATTATATCAATATGATAAAATCACACATGGGGAATTGCGCTACAATCGATTGAAGTATTCGTTTGATGCATTGAATTATGCTATTTCTGATGAGGAGATTGAGACAATTGCTCAAGAATACATTCAACGATTACCTGATAATAACCATCTTTTTGACGGAACTTTTGAACTTTTGGAGTATCTAAATCAAAAATATAGACTGCATATTATTACTAATGGTTTTGCTGAAGTGCAATATAAAAAATTGACCAATTCTAATATTGGAAGCTATTTTCAAACGATTACCAATTCTGAAATGGCAGGTGTAAAAAAGCCAAATCCTGTTATTTTCGAATATGCCCTTGATTTGGCCAAAGCCAATAAAGAAAGTAGTATTATGATTGGAGATAGCCTGGAAGCAGATGTAGAAGGAGCTCTTAATGCAGGATTTGATGCTATCTTTTTTAATGAAAGTAAGAAGCAAGTTGAAAAAGGTATTAAACAAGTCAATCACTTATTGGAATTAAAAAAATATTTATAA